In the genome of Helicovermis profundi, the window TTACTCTATAAGAGGTTAGACTAAAGGAGATAAAAATGTTTATTGATATCACAGTTAAAGTAATACCTTATTTGTAATTTAAAATCAGTACTTAATTCTAAAAAATACCTTAATTTTATAGCAAATACATATCCAGTAAATTATGCTGATATGACAGGTCTTCCTTGTAGAGTTGTTGCAAAAGTGATTGAGTGATGAAATTTTAAAAAAAGGCAATTATTATTTGGTAAAAGTAACCAAATAATAATTATCGCCTAAATTGATTTCTTTATATAATTTATAATTATTTTCTTTAAATTCATTTAGTATTTTTTCTTTTGAAATCCTATGGTTAAGCGGAGGCCCTGATGGTGTTTCTTTATAGTGAAATTCTATGATGTGAACTTTTCCATCAACATTTAAAAGCTTATCAAAATGCATAAATAAATTTTCTACATTTTTAAGTTCATGGTAGACTGTTACTAATAAAATATCACTAATTGAATTTGGACTAATACTTAGTAATTCATGTTCCTTTCCAAGTAATTTAATATTTTTAAGGCCATTTTTAGATATTTTATTTTTAATAATTTTTAACATATCTTCATTAATATCATATGCAAAAACAGTATTTTTAGAGATATGTGAAGCTGGGATTGTAAATATTCCAGTTCCAGCTCCATAATCTAGAAAATTTGAATCTTTATTAATTCCTAAATTATTTAGTG includes:
- a CDS encoding class I SAM-dependent methyltransferase — protein: MNNKVKKFESENRLKELNVNKTLNNLGINKDSNFLDYGAGTGIFTIPASHISKNTVFAYDINEDMLKIIKNKISKNGLKNIKLLGKEHELLSISPNSISDILLVTVYHELKNVENLFMHFDKLLNVDGKVHIIEFHYKETPSGPPLNHRISKEKILNEFKENNYKLYKEINLGDNYYLVTFTK